The DNA window ATTACCTAGGTTGGCATTGGTCATCAGTACATCATAAGGGCCGGTTGGAGTGAGCACCCAGTTCACAGAGCAGTTAGGGATTGCATTCCACTGAGCAATCGCTGAATTGATTTCAGAGCTTAAACCACTGAGGGATGCATCCACTTTTAAGCGGATGTTGGTAACGTTGGTAACAGTACTACCGGTATAATATTGTTCTGATTTAAGGTTACCTTCAGGCACCTTCATGTTTTTAGGGAAGCTGATATCGCCTTCCACCATGAACTCTGTAGGGTGTTCCACAATCTGGTTTTCAGGGAAACCTAATTTAAGAATGTACTCGCGCACTTTAGCTGCGTTGTCGGATTGGGGTGGAGTGGTAGGGCTGTCAGCTGATTTGGAACAGGCTGCAAACACAATGGCAAATAAGGCCATCAGAACGAAGGACATGTTTTTTTTCATGTGACTTTTTTAATTTGAATGAAAAGAAAAAGGGTATAGTGTGATGATCATCTGCTCGGGAATCATGGGCATAAAACGCTCACGAGATAACTATTATCAACAGCTATCCATGTAGGTAAAACATACGCGTCTATTGCTTGCTACAGCAATCTATCATCTGTGCTCTCAGTGATAATAGTCATATGGTTTATTTAAACAGGGCTACTAAAATTTGCGTGTTCAGACTTTGGTTACGTCAATATTAAAATAAATTCTTCATCATGAAAAGAACTTTAATTTCTCCACTGCAGTGTTAAACCAGTGGGATCTTGTATGACTTCTCACTTTTTATTTCTTTTCCGGTTTTCAAGCATTGTGGCAATGCTGATAGACGAACAATCAGCGATCAAAGCCGCTACTATGGCAGGTGGCATAGCGTCTGTATCCGAAAAATTGATACAGCCTTTCTGGAACTTAGCTGCTGGTAGCAAGGTTACGTATTTGGCATGCAGTACCTGATCCATGTAAATCGGCAAGCAATGCAGTGACATATGATTTTTGGCACTCGCCAGGCCGTACTTCATATAGAAACGCTCTTCGTATAGGATCATTTCCTTTCCCATCACCGGTTTAATGACTGGGTTTACAGTCGGATCATTGGCAACAATTGTTTCATGAAGCATGCTTAGGAGCGCCTGCCTGTCAATTGGTATACTACTGATGTATTCAGATACAGTCATATTCAGTATAAAAATCTGTTTGAAGAAAGGTAATTTTATTTTACATTCGATCACATTTTTAAAAAAAATATGAAAATAATTGATAAGCTCGCTTGGATAGAAATTAAAAATAAGGCAATACTATCTGCAAAATCTATCGGAAAGCAGAAATATTATATTCCAGGTGGAAAAAGAGAACATGGAGAAAGTGACGAACAAGCATTATGTCGTGAAATTTTGGAAGAGCTTAGTGTTGAACTTGAAGCGAAAACGCTAAAATTTATAGGAACATTTGAAGCGCAGGCAGACAGCCATCCGGATGGTGTTTATGTGAAAATGACGTGTTACACGGCAGATTACAAAGGAATATTAAAGGAATGTTCAGAGATAGAAAATTTCCAGTGGTTAAAGTATTCCGATAAAGACAAAATCTCTGAAGTGGATAAATTGATTTTTGACTTTTTAAAAGATCAAAATTTAATTGACTAGTAAGAGAACACCGCCATTAGCCTTTTTTATTTTAAACCAGATTGTCCATATCACCACTTGAGATTGTCTATTTTACCCCCTGTGAAAGTTTACATAAGAAAGTACCTTTGGAAAAATAATCACTTATGGCAAATATCTTACATCGCATAGGTATCAAAACTTCATCGATCGATGAAGTTTACCGCGCATTGACAACAAGAGACGGTCTTGCTGGCTGGTGGACTACCGACACTAAAGGAGAAGGTAGCCATGTTGGAGATATCGTAGCATTCCGGTTTGGTGCAGGAGGGTTCGATATGAACGTTAAAAAGCTTCATGCGCCCAATCAGGTAGAATGGGAAGTAGTAGCGGGTCCTGAAGAATGGATAGGTACAACCATCAACTTTGAGTTAAAACAGGATGGCGACTATATAATCGTACTATTTAAGCACCTGAACTGGAAGGAGCCTGTAGAGTTTATGCATCATTGCAGTACCAAATGGGCCATATTCCTGATGAGTCTGAAGTCGCTGATAGAAACGGGAAAAGGACATCCCAATCCTGTTGATGTCAAGATCGACAACTGGAATTAAAGGAATGGCGGTGTTGGGTAAAAAAATAAATATTATTTTTTCGGTATTGGCATTTTGGGAACGTGCTGTTCGTATTGATACATCAAATTAATTTTTCCATCTTTATCAAACCGCCATGTTTCCTGCAGTTCCCTGGTTGTCTTTTTCCCTTTGGAGTCTGTTGAAATCTGTCGGGTCCATACCGCTACCCAATCTTCTTTTTTATCCTTACTCCTGAGCGGTATCCAGGCATGAACAGAATCAATGACACTACCCAGCTCTCCTCTCATCTTTTTACCAACAACAAAAAGGCTATCCCTGCTGCCGGTAAATAAAGTGCCATCAGCAAAAAAACGGTGTCAATTTCTGCAAAAAAACTCTTTGCATTGTCAAGTGTGTTGTTGTCCCAGTTTTGGTACACTTCAAGAAGAGTTCGTACGTTTTTGGAATCGCCAATCTCAAAATTCGAAGAATAACCAGCCGTGTAAGGATATGTATGGCTTCCCTGTTTTTCCGAACCGGAATCGGATGTCACAGCCTCTGTGTTTGATTTGTTGGGGCTGGAGGTGCAGGATACTAAAAAAGCAATCGCTGCGAAAAGGTATGTCTTTCTCATAAAAATTGTTTCTGGATTTAAACAATAAATAAAGTCAAGGCAACGACTGAAAAAGAGGAGGATGGGGGTTCAAAAGCCTGTTCTAAGTTAAGAATTTTTATGGACAAGCTAATCAACATTTTTAATATATGGAAAGCGCTCAGATCAGCATCAGGCCTGGTTCGATAGCTGTCCAATCCGGTTTACAAACAAGACTGCCAAAGAAAATTAAAGCCGCCTAAACAGTATGAATCAGGCGGCTTTTCTGTTTTTAAATGCTGCATAGGTAACGACGTCTACGGGAGACCCAGAGACGGCAGGTTAATTTTAGTAAAGAAGTGGTTAACATTGATGCTGACCACGATAGCATTAGTTAATACATTTACAGTGTATAAATTAAGTGTATAGCTTACCAACTCTGGTGAGCTGTTTTTTTTATAGCATTTACTATGCTGGTACTAAACGATAATGAAATTAGTGGTCTTCTTTCATCAGAGGAAGTGATAGCCACAGTAGAAGCAGCGCTGGTTGCTAATGAACAGAACAGTTGTGTCGTTCCCAAACGTATGCACATTGACTGGGGAGAAAATACTTTTCTTTCTATGCCTTCCTTTTCAGACACCTATTTTGGTACTAAACTGGTATCTGTTGTGCCGGCAAATAGAAGCCAGCAATTGGCCGTAACCAATGGGGCCATGTTGCTGAATGATGCATCTACCGGTTTCCCGCTGGCTATTATGAATGCCGCAAAACTGACCGCATTGCGTACCGGGGCGCTGGGAGCCATAGGAATCAAGTATATGACTCCTCCTGATATTGATTCTATTGGATTAATAGGATGTGGCGTACAGGGTATACAGCAGGCTATCTTTGCCACTGCTGTGCGGCCGGTAAAAAAAATATACTGCCTGCAGCGATCAGCAGCCGGTATGACAACCTTTACCGCAGCACTTCGGAGGTATAGTCCGTCAGTGCAGATTGTTCCCTGCAATGATGTTATCACTATCCTGCAACAAACGGATGTGATTATTGCTGCCAGCCGCTCAGCTACGCCGGTTTTACCGGATGATGCATCTCTGCTGGAAAACAAACACTTTATCAGTATTGGTTCCTACAAACCCGATATGCAGGAGTTACCGGATCATGTTTTCCGATTATCAGGGAAGTTGGCGATTGATTCTGTGTTTGCTAAAGTAGAAACAGGTGATATCATTAATCCATTAAGAAAAGGAATTTTGCAGGAAGAAGATGTGTTTACTATCGGAAAACTCTTAACCGGTGAGGTTAAGATAGATGTAACCCGTACTACTGCCTACAAATCTGCTGGTATGGCCCTTTTTGACCTGTTCATGGCAAAAGCCCTGTACGAAACAGCCAAAGCAAGGGACATCGGGACTAACATCCCTTTTTAGAGGTAACCTCTTCCATCTCTGCCTCTTTATCAATCATTAATTTCATATTAAATGCAAACGCTGCTTAATAACCTGCATTGGGAATCGCCTACTCAATGGTTAAAGATAGGAACGATAGACATGCACACCGGCGGGGAACCTTTACGCGTTTTTGTTTCCGGATTGCCTCCAATAGCAGGACTGACAGTTCTTGAAAAGAGGAGATACTTCAAAGAACATCTGGATTTTATCCGGACAGGCACTATGTGGGAGCCCCGTGGCCATGCAGATATGTATGGGGCAGTGATCACTGATTCTGCTGATGCAGATATGGATGTTTTTTTCCTGCATAATGAAGGCTACAGCACCATGTGTGGACACGCCATTATCGCACTGACCAAGCTGGCGCTGGAAACGGGTATTGTCAAAAAAGAAGGACGGAATCCGGAACTGACGATCAATGTGCCTGCAGGGAAAATTTTTGCTCATGCCACTATGGAGAATGGGAAAGTAAGCAATGTTGCCTTCCGTAATGTACCTTCCTTTCTGTATTTGTCTGATCAGGAAATAATGGTTCCGGGTATCGGTAATGTGAAGTTTGATGTAGCCTATGGTGGCGCTTTTTATGCGTTTGTGGATGTGGAGAACCTGCCGCTTAGCCTGGATGCCGCCCACTACAATCAGCTGATTGATTATGGACGTCGGATCAAACATGCGGTCATGAGCAATTTTGATATCCGGCATCCATTTGAAGAAGACCTGAGTTTTTTGTATGGCACCATTTTCACCGGGAAAGCCCTGAAAGAAGGGCATCATAGCCGTAATGTATGCATTTTTGCAGAAGGAGAGGTAGACCGCTCTGCTACCGGTTCCGGGGTGAGCGCGCGTGCGGCATTACATCATGCCAAAGGCGAGTTAAAGCTCAATGAGACTATTATAATAGAAAGTATCACCGGCAGTACCATGGGGGTAACGGTCAGAGAACTGACCCGTTTTGGCGACTATAATGCCGTAATACCGGAAGTGAGCGGAACAGCCTTCGTTACCGGACAACATACCTTTTATTTTGACCCGGAAGATCCGTTTAAAGAAGGATTTATTTTCAGATAAGGATCTTTTCGGATACTATATCCGGGGGCTACGGGATAAAAATTTAAAATTTTTTTGCTGCACATGTCCAAAATACGACAGCCCGGTTGTTGTATGGTTGTAAGAAGCCTGATAAGGCTTT is part of the Chitinophaga flava genome and encodes:
- a CDS encoding ornithine cyclodeaminase family protein → MLVLNDNEISGLLSSEEVIATVEAALVANEQNSCVVPKRMHIDWGENTFLSMPSFSDTYFGTKLVSVVPANRSQQLAVTNGAMLLNDASTGFPLAIMNAAKLTALRTGALGAIGIKYMTPPDIDSIGLIGCGVQGIQQAIFATAVRPVKKIYCLQRSAAGMTTFTAALRRYSPSVQIVPCNDVITILQQTDVIIAASRSATPVLPDDASLLENKHFISIGSYKPDMQELPDHVFRLSGKLAIDSVFAKVETGDIINPLRKGILQEEDVFTIGKLLTGEVKIDVTRTTAYKSAGMALFDLFMAKALYETAKARDIGTNIPF
- a CDS encoding M57 family metalloprotease, encoding MKKNMSFVLMALFAIVFAACSKSADSPTTPPQSDNAAKVREYILKLGFPENQIVEHPTEFMVEGDISFPKNMKVPEGNLKSEQYYTGSTVTNVTNIRLKVDASLSGLSSEINSAIAQWNAIPNCSVNWVLTPTGPYDVLMTNANLGNGVCGAGTFPTNGVVGNLIRINAAYIAGNNFAQRARTICHELGHNISLRHTNWAAAGENPPGIDVPGVPGTDASSLMNAGQCGIGATVLSAKDILAAQSLYP
- a CDS encoding DUF1801 domain-containing protein — protein: MIECKIKLPFFKQIFILNMTVSEYISSIPIDRQALLSMLHETIVANDPTVNPVIKPVMGKEMILYEERFYMKYGLASAKNHMSLHCLPIYMDQVLHAKYVTLLPAAKFQKGCINFSDTDAMPPAIVAALIADCSSISIATMLENRKRNKK
- a CDS encoding SRPBCC family protein — encoded protein: MANILHRIGIKTSSIDEVYRALTTRDGLAGWWTTDTKGEGSHVGDIVAFRFGAGGFDMNVKKLHAPNQVEWEVVAGPEEWIGTTINFELKQDGDYIIVLFKHLNWKEPVEFMHHCSTKWAIFLMSLKSLIETGKGHPNPVDVKIDNWN
- a CDS encoding proline racemase family protein; translation: MQTLLNNLHWESPTQWLKIGTIDMHTGGEPLRVFVSGLPPIAGLTVLEKRRYFKEHLDFIRTGTMWEPRGHADMYGAVITDSADADMDVFFLHNEGYSTMCGHAIIALTKLALETGIVKKEGRNPELTINVPAGKIFAHATMENGKVSNVAFRNVPSFLYLSDQEIMVPGIGNVKFDVAYGGAFYAFVDVENLPLSLDAAHYNQLIDYGRRIKHAVMSNFDIRHPFEEDLSFLYGTIFTGKALKEGHHSRNVCIFAEGEVDRSATGSGVSARAALHHAKGELKLNETIIIESITGSTMGVTVRELTRFGDYNAVIPEVSGTAFVTGQHTFYFDPEDPFKEGFIFR
- a CDS encoding NUDIX hydrolase; translation: MKIIDKLAWIEIKNKAILSAKSIGKQKYYIPGGKREHGESDEQALCREILEELSVELEAKTLKFIGTFEAQADSHPDGVYVKMTCYTADYKGILKECSEIENFQWLKYSDKDKISEVDKLIFDFLKDQNLID